One window of Triticum dicoccoides isolate Atlit2015 ecotype Zavitan chromosome 5A, WEW_v2.0, whole genome shotgun sequence genomic DNA carries:
- the LOC119296894 gene encoding uncharacterized protein LOC119296894, translating to MALYLHRIPLLLVLTLLLSTASAAHSPETATASTRTHHHRRRSPIGTATAHFHPVPGAAPSMHQNHLNADSQSLLSADDVDPVLADAQPTDAAEARPAPLLPPQAAPQPQEEGSAPTTPAAATTTTTTTVLPLPATVATTASSPPPPAVSDAEQGLQQLSRILTSLGYNEMASEAPLLARAPPLARWPGAITVFAAPDAFLQASCPMCSRRHLLQQHIAMGYYPYSDLAAAATMKIPSASVGFCIKVVTERGPFGMHYARIYADGVELSHPELYNDGRYVVHGLHGFLRPLTHSCFDGPHHHHLTGRSAAASAATAASVVRIMIRDAMARLRDGGYGFMALAMRVKFAELEKFANLTLFALDDPAIFVGGGHDYVSAVRFHIVPNHRLTRADLHRLRPGTVLPTLAGEGQSLVVTHYATDSASSNSNDVRINHIPIKEPDVVVNSRIAVHGVYVPLPRLHLADLAVASATDQTNGTCGVGGPFGDCASSAITSPGE from the coding sequence ATGGCTCTCTATCTTCACCGCATACCCCTCCTCCTCGTGCTCACCCTCCTCCTatccaccgcctccgccgcccacTCGCCGGAAACCGCCACCGCCTCCACGCGCactcaccaccaccgccgccgctcgccgatCGGCACGGCCACCGCCCACTTCCACCCCGTCCCTGGGGCCGCGCCCTCCATGCACCAAAACCACCTCAACGCGGACAGCCAGTCCCTGCTCTCCGCCGACGACGTCGACCCCGTCCTCGCCGACGCGCAGCCCACGGACGCGGCGGAGGCACGTCCCGCTCCGCTCCTGCCACCCCAGGCCGCGCCGCAGCCGCAGGAGGAGGGGTCCGCGCCGACGACGCCCGCTgcagcgacgacaacgacgaccacCACGGTTCTCCCCCTCCCTGCCACGGTGGCGACGACCGCGAGCTCGCCTCCGCCTCCCGCCGTGTCCGACGCCGAGCAGGGGCTGCAGCAACTCTCGAGGATCCTCACCTCCCTCGGGTACAACGAGATGGCGTCGGAGGCGCCACTcctcgcccgcgcgccgccgctcgCGAGGTGGCCCGGGGCCATCACCGTCTTCGCCGCCCCCGACGCCTTCCTCCAGGCCTCCTGCCCCATGTGCTCGCGCCGCCACCTCCTCCAGCAGCACATCGCCATGGGCTACTACCCCTActccgacctcgccgccgccgccaccatgaagATCCCCTCCGCCTCCGTCGGCTTCTGCATCAAGGTCGTCACCGAGCGGGGCCCCTTCGGCATGCACTACGCCAGGATCTACGCCGACGGCGTCGAGTTGTCCCACCCCGAGCTCTACAACGACGGCCGCTACGTCGTCCACGGCCTCCACGGCTTCCTGCGCCCGCTCACGCACTCCTGCTTCGAcggcccgcaccaccaccacctcacCGGCCGCTCCGCCGCAGcctccgctgccaccgccgcctccgTGGTGCGCATCATGATCCGCGACGCCATGGCGCGACTCCGCGACGGGGGCTACGGCTTCATGGCGCTCGCCATGCGCGTCAAGTTCGCCGAGCTCGAGAAGTTCGCCAATCTGACGCTCTTCGCGCTCGACGACCCGGCTATCTTCGTCGGCGGAGGCCACGACTACGTGTCGGCGGTGCGCTTCCACATCGTCCCCAACCACCGCCTCACGCGCGCCGACCTCCACCGCCTCCGCCCCGGCACGGTCCTCCCCACGCTGGCCGGCGAGGGCCAGAGCCTCGTCGTCACGCACTACGCCACCGACTCGGCCTCCTCCAACTCCAACGACGTCCGCATCAACCACATACCCATCAAGGAGCCCGACGTGGTGGTCAACTCGCGCATCGCCGTCCACGGCGTCTACGTGCCGTTACCCCGCCTCCACCTCGCCGACCTCGCCGTCGCGTCCGCCACCGACCAGACGAACGGCACCTGCGGCGTCGGGGGGCCCTTCGGCGACTGCGCCTCCTCAGCGATCACCTCTCCCGGCGAGTGA